The Pseudomonas sp. PDM14 genomic interval AGCAGTCCCTGCAGGTAGGCGACCGAGACAGAACTGGCAAGAGTGGCTTGGCTTTCCATCACAACTCCGTTTTTTATCCGCCATCCTAGCCGCAAGGCCCGCCGGACGGGAATCCCGGCGCATAGGCAAGCTGCCGGGGGGTGGGTATACTCCAGCCCATTCATGATTTTGCAAAGGAATTCACCATGAAGCGCCTGCTGCTGCCCTTCATCGCGCTGGTCGTACTCTCCGCCGCCCTCACCGGATGTGGCCAGAAAGGCCCGCTGTACCACCCGGACGACGAAAAAACGACTCAAGACCGCGACAGAGACGTCTTCCTCTAAGGGGGTTCCATGCAAGCCTTTACCAACCGCGACGGGCAACTGTTCGCGGAAGGCGTGTCGCTGTCCGCGCTCGCCGAGCGCTTCGGCACGCCCACGTACGTCTATTCGCGCGCCCATATCGAGGCGCAGTATCGCGCCTACGCCGACGCCCTGGCCGGCATGCCGCACCTGGTCTGCTTCGCCGTCAAAGCCAACTCCAACCTCGGCGTGCTCAACGTGCTCGCGCGCCTCGGTGCCGGCTTCGACATCGTCTCCCGTGGTGAACTGGAGCGCGCCCTGGCCGCCGGTGGCGAGCCGGGCAAGATCGTCTTCTCCGGTGTCGGCAAGACCCGTGACGACATGCGCCGCGCCCTGGAAGTTGGCGTGCACTGTTTCAACGTCGAGTCCACCGACGAGCTGGAGCGCCTGCAGCTGGTCGCTGCCGAGCTGGGCAAGACCGCGGCGATCTCGCTGCGCGTCAACCCAGACGTGGACGCCGGCACGCACCCGTACATTTCTACCGGGCTGAAGGAAAACAAGTTCGGCATCGCCATCGCCGACGCGCCGGCCGTGTACGCCCGCGCCGCTGCCCTGGCGAACCTTGAGGTGGTCGGTGTCGACTGCCACATCGGCTCGCAGCTGACCACCCTGCCGCCGTTCCTCGACGCCCTCGACCGCCTGCTGGCGCTGATCGACCAGCTCGCCGAGCAAGGCATCCAGATCAAGCACCTGGACCTCGGCGGCGGCCTCGGCGTGCAGTACCGCGACGAGCAGCCACCGCTGGCCGGCGAGTACATCGCCGCCGTGCGTGAGCGCATCGCGGGCCGCGACCTGGCCCTGGTCTTCGAGCCGGGCCGCTCGATCGTCGCCAACGCTGGCGTGCTGCTGACCCGCGTGGAATACCTCAAGCACACCGAGCACAAGGATTTCGCCATCGTCGATGCGGCGATGAACGACCTGATCCGCCCAGCCCTGTACCAGGCCTGGATGGACGTGGTGCCGGTGCAGCCGCGTGATGCCGCGCCGCGTACCTACGACATCGTCGGGCCAATCTGCGAGACCGGCGACTTTCTCGCCAAGGGCCGCGAGCTGGCCCTGGCCGAAGGCGACCTGCTGGCCGTGCGCTCGGCGGGCGCCTATGGTTTCGTCATGAGCTCGAACTACAACACCCGCGGGCGTGCCGCCGAAGTGCTGGTCGATGGCGAAGAGGCCTTCGAGGTCCGTCGCCGCGAAACCCTCGAAGAACTCTATGCCGGCGAAAGCCTGCTGCCACGGTGAGGTCGCAGCCATGCTTTTGCGCTTCACCAAGATGCACGGCCTCGGCAACGACTTCATGGTCCTCGACCTGATCAGCCAGCACGCGCACATCCAACCCAAGCACGCCAAGGCCTGGGGCGACCGAAACACCGGCGTCGGCTTCGATCAGCTGCTGATCGTCGAAGCTCCGAGCAGCCCGGACGTGGACTTCCGCTACCGCATCTTCAACGCCGATGGCTCGGAAGTGGAGCAATGCGGCAACGGCGCGCGCTGCTTCGCCCGCTTCGTCATCGACAAGCGCCTGACCGTGAAGAAGCAGATCCGCGTCGAGACCAAGGGCGGCCTCATCGAACTCAACCTGCGCCCCGACGGCCAGGTCACCGTCGACATGGGTCCACCGCGCCTGGTGCCGGCCGACATCCCGTTCCAGGCCGACGCCGAAGCCCTGAGCTACTCGGTCGAGGTCGACGGCCAGAGCGTCGAACTGGCCGCCGTGTCCATGGGCAACCCACACGCCGTGCTGCGCGTCGAGGATGTCGACAGCGCGCCGGTGCGCGAACTCGGGCCGAAGCTGGAACACCACCCGCGCTTTCCGCAGCGGGTCAACGTCGGCTTCCTCCAGGTGCTCGACCGCCAGCATGCACGCCTGCGCGTGTGGGAGCGCGGTGCCGGGGAGACCCAGGCCTGCGGCACCGGTGCCTGCGCCGCGGCCGTGGCAGCGATTCGCCAGGGCTGGATGGATTCGCCGCTGCAGCTGGAACTGCCCGGCGGCAAGCTGTGCATCGAGTGGGCAGGCCCAGGCCAGCCGGTTATGATGACCGGACCCGCCGTTCGCGTGTACGAAGGACAAGTCCGTCTATGAGTGACCAGCGCCAAGACCCGCCCGTGCAGCTCGACTCCGAAGCCGTCGCCGCCTACCTGCGCCAGCACCCGGAGTTCTTCGTCGACCACGACGAGCTGATCCCCGAGCTGCGCATTCCGCACCTGCCGGGCGAGGCCGTGTCGCTGGTCGAGCGCCAGGTCAAACTGCTGCGCGAGCGCAACATCGAGATGCGCCATCGCCTGTCGCAGCTGATGGACGTGGCGCGCGACAACGATCGCCTGTTCGACAAGACCCGCCGCCTGATCCTCGACCTGCTCGATGCGAGCAGCCTGGAAGAGGTCATCGGCGCGGTCGAGGACAGCCTGCGCCACGAGTTCCAGGTGCCCTTCGTCAGCCTCATCCTGTTCAGCGAAGCCTCGCTGGGCGTCGGTCGCTCGGTGACCAGCGCCGAAGCGCACCAGGCCGTCGGCGGCCTGCTCGGCGCTGGCAAAACCACTTGCGGTGTGCTGCGGCCCAACGAACTGGAATTCCTCTTCGGCAGCGAAGAATTTGCCCGGGTCGGTTCCGCCGCCGTGGTCTCGCTGACCCACCAGGGCCTGCACGGCGTGCTCGCCATCGGCAGCCCGGACCCGCAGCACTACAAGAGCTCGCTCGGCACCCTGTTCCTCGGCTACGTCGCCGAAGTCCTGGCCCGCGTCCTGCCGCGCTTCGCCGCACCGCTGCGCTCGGTACGCTGACACAGCGGGCCCTGCTCGCCAATCGCCACAGCGAGCAGCGCGCGCCTTCACCGAACCCTGAGAGGCCTCATGCAGCAGCAGCTCGATGCCTACCTCGAACACCTGCGCAGTGAGCGGCAGATGTCGCTGCACACCCTCGACGGTTACCGGCGCGATCTGCTGAAAATCCTCGCCCTCTGCGGCAAGGCCGAGATCGCCTCGTGGGTCGACCTCGACGGCCGCACACTGCGCAGCTTCGTCGCCCGCCTGCACGCCCAGGGCCAGGCCAGCCGCTCGCTGGCCCGCCTGCTCTCGGCAGTGCGCGGCCTGTACCAGTACCTCAACCGCGAAGGCCTGTGCCGTCACGATCCGGCCACCGGCCTGGCACCGCCCAAGCGCGAACGGCGCTTGCCGCGCACCCTCGATGCCGACCGCGCGCAGCAGCTGCTCGATGGTGCGGTGGAAAACGATTTCATCGCCCGCCGCGACCAGGCAATCCTCGAGCTGTTCTATTCCTCCGGCCTGCGCCTGGCCGAGCTGGTCAGCCTCGACCTCGACGGTCTGGACCTGCCCGCCGGCCTGGTGCGCGTGCGCGGCAAGGGCAACAAGGTGCGCGAGCTGCCAGTCGGCAGCAAGGCACGCGACGCCCTGCAACAGTGGCTGAGCCTGCGTGCGCTGAGCAACCCGGGCGATGGCGCGGTGTTCGTCAGCCAGCAGGGCCGCCGTCTCGGCCCGCGGGCGGTGCAATTGCGCGTGCGCCAGGCCGGTGTGCGCGAGCTCGGCCAGCACCTGCATCCGCACATGCTGCGCCACTCCTTTGCCAGCCACATGCTCGAGTCGTCGCAGGACCTGCGGGCGGTGCAGGAGCTGCTCGGGCACGCCGACATCGCCACCACGCAGATCTACACCCACCTGGATTTCCAGCACCTGGCCACCGTCTACGACCAGGCCCACCCCCGCGCCAGACGCAGTACGGAGAACGACGAATGAGCGTGCGCCTGATCACCTTCGACCTCGATGACACGCTGTGGGACGTCGCCCCGGTGATGCACAGTGCCGAAGCCACCCTGCGCGACTGGCTGGCACTGAATGCCGCGCAGCTGGGCCCGGTACCGGTCGAGCACCTGTGGGCGATCCGCAGCCGTCTGTTGCAGGCCGAGCCGACGCTCAAGCACCGCCTCAGCGAACTGCGTCGACGCATCCTTCTGCACGCCTTGCAGGACGCCGGCTACGCCCCGGCCGAATCCGCGCAGCTGGCCGAGGAGGGCTTCCAGGTGTTCCTCACCGCACGGCACGGCGTCGAGCTGTTTCCCGAGGTGCACCCGACCCTGGAACAGCTGGCCAATCACTTCATCCTCGGGGTGATCACCAACGGCAACGCCGACGTGCGTCGCCTGGGCTTGGCCGACTACTTCCAGTTCACCCTGTGCGCCGAGGAACTGGGCATCGGCAAGCCTGACCCGCATCCGTTCCAGACCGCCCTGCAACGCGCCGGCGTGCCTGCCGCCCAGGCCGTGCACATCGGCGACCACCCCAGCGACGACATCGCCGGTGCACAGGCAGCCGGCATGCGCGCGGTATGGTTCAATCCGCAGAGCAAATCCTGGGAAAACGAGCGCACACCGGATGCGCAGATCGCCAGCCTCGCCGAGTTGCCAGGCCTGCTGCGCGGCTGGCTGCACGACTGATCCGCAGGCATGAAAAAGCCCGCCGGATGGCGGGCTTTTTCTGCGACGGTCGAGCCTCAGATGGGGCGACTGCCGTACTTGCTGTCCGGCTTCTTGGGTGGGTCAGCAACCACGTTGGGTTCCACTTCCTGCACCTTGCCGCCACGCGCGAGGAAGTCTTCCATGGCTTGCGCCAGGGCATCGCGTTCCTTCTGCTTGGCTTCTATGCTCGGCAGCTCTTCGACTTCGACCGCTGCCTTGGCCTTCTTGCCAGGCTTGCCGGCAGGGGCGTCGGAATCGCCATCGTCCTCGACATCGGAATCGGCGTCGTCAGCTGTCGCCAGCTCCTCGCCCTCATCCTCATCACCAGCTTCCAGTTCGTCTTGTTCCAGTTCTTCGTCGCTCATGTTCTACCTCATGACGTGCGCAAAGCAGGTTAGTTATAGCCCAGCCACGTGCATTGCAAACACGCGTCCGGAAAAATTCACGAGGCCCGCCACTCGGGGCGGCACGGCCTCAATAGGTTTCACCCTGGAGGGTCGCCAGCACTTGTCGGACAGCTGCGCGATCCCGGTGTTCACCCAGATAAATACCTTGCCAGGTACCGAGCGCCAGACGGCCCGCACTGACCGGCAGACTGACCTGGCAGCCCAGCAGGCTGGACTTGAAGTGCGCGGGCAGATCGTCCGGCCCTTCGTAATCGTGCTCGTAGCCGCCCTCGCCTTGCGGCACTAGACGGTTGAAGAAGCGTTCGAAGTCACGCCGCACCGCACCATCGGCATTCTCGTTGATGGTCAGCGAGGCCGAGGTATGTTGCAGCCACAGGTGCAGCAGCCCGACACGGTAATCCGCCATCTCCGGTAGCGCGGCGACGATCTCGTCGCTCACCAGATGAAAACCGCGGGCTTTCGCGCGCAGGGTGATCAGCTGTTGCTGCCACATGGTGCGTACCTGCAACATCCCATTCGGGGCGCATTCTAGCGCGGCCGCAGAAAAAACAAAGGGCGCCGCAGCGCCCTTTTTCAACGCCGTGTGATCGGCTATTTACGGGTGAACTCCGGGTAGGCCTCCATGCCGCATTCGACGATGTCGACACCCTCGTATTCGTCCTCTTCGCTGACGCGCAGGCCCATGATCAGTTTGATCACACCCCAGACGATCAGGCTGGCTACAAAGACCCAGGCGAAGATGCACGCCGCCCCCATCAGCTGTGCGGAAAAGCTCGCACCGCTGTTGGTCAGCGGCACAGCCAACAGGCCCCAGATACCGCCGGTGCCATGGACTGAAATGGCGCCAACCGGGTCGTCGATCCGCAGCTTGTCGAGCATCAGGATGCTGAACACCACCAGTACGCCACCCACCGCACCGACCAGCACCGCCTGCACAGCGGTCGGTGTGCTCGGCTCGGCGGTGATCGACACCAGGCCAGCCAGCGCACCGTTGAGGATCATGGTCAGGTCGGCCTTGCCAAACAGAATGCGCGCTACCACCAGCGCAGCGAGCAGGCCACCGGCCGCCGCCAGGTTGGTGTTGGCGAACACGTTAGCCACCGCGTTGGCGTCTTCGATGCTGGTGATCTTCAGCTGCGAACCGCCGTTGAAGCCGAACCAGCCGAACCAGAGGATCAGCGTGCCGAGCGTGGCCAGCGGCAGGTTGGCACCTGGAATGGCATTGATCTGCCCCTGACTGCCGTACTTGCCCTTGCGCGCACCGAGCAGGATGACGCCTGCCAGAGCAGCTGTCGCACCGGCGAGGTGAACAATGCCGGAGCCGGCGAAGTCTTTGAAACCGGACTCCTTGAGGAAACCACCGCCCCAGGTCCAGTAGCCTTCGACCGGGTAGATGACGCCACACATCACCACCGCAAAAGCGAGGAACGCCCACAGCTTCATGCGCTCGGCCACGGCACCAGAGACGATCGACATGCAGGTTGCGGTGAACACGACCTGAAAGAAGAAGTCAGCCCGCTTCGAGTAGCCTGGCGCATCATCCCCACCCGCTGCGACCGCAGCAACGGCATGCTCATCACCGATGAGAAAGCCCAACGAAGGAATTGCCCCGCCGGCCTCACCGCCATACATCAGCTGATAACCAATCAGCAGGTACAACAGGGATGCCAGCGCATAGAGCACGATGTTCTTGGTAAGAATTTCCGCGGTGTTCTTGGCCCTGACCAGGCCGGATTCGAGCATGGCGAAACCAGCCGCCATCCACATCACCATGGCACCACAGATCAACAGGTAGAACGTGTCGAGTGCGTACTGCAAGGGAATCAGAGTCGCATTTTCCATGGGGTACTCCTTTGTACCTACGCCCCCTGCGCCGGCGTTGGCGCAGACATGAAAACGCCCGGCGAACCGGGCGTTTTTACTACCGCGTACAGCCTTACAGGTTGTAGCCGCGCTCGTTGTGCTCGGAGAGGTCCAGGCCAACGGCCTCGGATTCTTCGTTCACACGCAGACCCATCACCAGGTCCAGAACCTTGAGGATGATGTAGGTCAGCACAGTGGTGTAGACGATGGTGAACAGCACGCTTTCAGTCTGGATCCACAGCTGGCTGGCGATGCTCTCGAAGGAGCCGAAGCCGCCCAGCGCCGGGGAACCGAAGGCACCCACCAGGATTGCACCGACGATACCGCCGACACAGTGCACGCCGAAGACGTCCAGAGAGTCGTCGTAGCCCAGCTTGCGCTTGAGGCTGGTGGCGCAGAAGAAGCAGATCACGCCTGCAGCCAGACCGATGACCAGGGCGCCAACAGGGCCCACGGCGCCAGCGGCCGGGGTGATGGCGACCAGACCGGCAACCACACCGGAAGCGATGCCCAGGGCGCTCGGCTTACCGTGGGTGATCCACTCGGCGAACATCCAGGACAGGGCAGCGGCGGCGGTGGCGATCTGGGTAACCAGCATGGCCATACCGGCGGTGTCGTTGGCGGCGGCAGCGGAGCCGGCGTTGAAGCCGAACCAGCCGACCCACAGCATGGCAGCACCAATCAGGGTGTAACCCAGGTTGTGCGGAGCCATCGGGGTGGTCGGGTAGCCTTTGCGCTTGCCCAGCACCAGGCAGGCAACCAGGCCAGCGATACCGGCGTTGATGTGCACCACGGTACCACCAGCGAAGTCGATCACGCCTTCATCCCACAGGAACGCGCCGTCGCCGGACCAGACCATGTGGCACATGGGGGCGTAGACGATGGTGAACCAGATGGTCATGAAGATCAGCATCGCGGAGAACTTCATGCGCTCGGCGAAGGCACCGACGATCAGGGCCGGGGTGATGATGGCGAAGGTCATCTGGAAGGTGACGAACACGCTTTCCGGGAAGGCCGCGATCAGGCTTTCCTTGGTCAGGTTAGTGAGGAAGGCGTTGTTCAGGGTCCCGATGAAGGAGTTCAGGTTGGTAACACCCTTCTCCATGCCGGTGGTGTCGAAGGCCAGGCTGTAGCCGTAGGCGAACCACAGAATGCTCATCAGACCGGTGATGGCGAAGCACTGCATCATCACCGAAAGGATGTTCTTGGAACGGACCATGCCGCCGTAGAACAGCGCCAGGCCAGGGATGGTCATGAACAGCACCAGAGCGGTGGCGGTCAGCATCCAGGCGGTGTCGCCGGAGTTGAGGACAACCTCGTCAGCCATGGCCAGGCCAGGGGTTACGAGGGACAAAAGGGCTCCTAGCCCTGCGATCTTACGCAGAGTCATGTGTTTTTCTCCTGGGGCGTGTTGGGTTCGGAGGCTTAAACTGCGTCGGTGCCGGTCTCGCCGGTACGGATGCGGATGGCCTGTTCCAGATTGACTACGAAGATCTTGCCGTCACCGATCTTGCCGGTGTTGGCCGCCTTGGTGATCGCCTCGATGACACGGTCCAGCTGGTCGTCGGCAATCGCTACGTCGATCTTCACCTTCGGCAGGAAATCAACCACGTATTCCGCGCCGCGATACAACTCGGTGTGGCCCTTCTGACGACCGAAGCCTTTGACTTCGGTCACGGTGATGCCCTGCACGCCGATCTCGGACAGCGACTCGCGCACGTCGTCCAATTTGAACGGCTTGATGATGGCAGTGACTAGTTTCATGAAACTCTCTCCCGTATTTGGTGGACTTGCCCCAGGAAAAACGAACCCGGCCCAAGTCTAAGCGCAGTGTCTGGCTTTTGAAACGCATCGGCCGCCATGGCCCCGGCCGGTCCGATGCCAACCAACCGCATGCGGCAAGGCACTCCCCCGCCTCACCCTGCGCACCGGTACTGCATCGGTGCACGCGTCATCGGCAACTAAGCAGAAAGCTTGCCAGCTCTGACAAAAGCCCTTTTTTCATGCGCTTAGCCCTGCAAATGTAGTTGCCGAGAGAAATCCCGCCGCGCCATTGCACAAAAACGGTGCACACAAGAACCCCCGACTGTGCGAAAAGCGTGCGCGGGTGCACGCACAGCCGTGCACAGCTCGCAGTGCTACACTGCGCGCGCATTCAGTTCGCCGGAATTTTTCCCATGTTGCCGCCCAAAGCCCTGCTCGACGCCCTCAGTAGCCACGCCTCGCGCCTGTTCAACGGTGATACGCCATTGCCCCGCGGCGAGTTCGAAGCGCAGTTCAAGGCGCTGCTGCAGAGCGCCTTCAGCAAACTGGATCTGGTCAGCCGCGAGGAGTTCGACAGCCAGATGGCCGTGCTCAATCGCACCCGCGCGCGCCTCGAGGCACTGGAAGCCAAGGTCGCCGCGCTGGAAGCCCAACCGAGTCCGCCCCCAAGCGAGTAAGCCGCAGCGGGGCGGCATGTGATCAAGGAGTGATCCATGTCCCTAGCCATCGTCCACAGCCGCGCCCAGGTGGGTGTGGAAGCGCCCGCCGTGACAGTCGAGGCGCACCTGGCCAACGGCCTGCCGAGCATGGCCCTGGTCGGCCTGCCGGAAACCGCGGTGAAGGAGAGCAAGGACCGCGTGCGCAGCGCGATCCTCAACGCCGGGTTCGATTTTCCCCCGCGCAGGATCACCCTTAACCTGGCGCCAGCCGATCTCCCCAAAGATGGCGGACGCTTCGACCTGGCCATCGCCCTCGGCGTGCTCGCCGCCAGCGGCCAGGTGCCCGTCGACAGCCTCGAAC includes:
- the lptM gene encoding LPS translocon maturation chaperone LptM, whose amino-acid sequence is MKRLLLPFIALVVLSAALTGCGQKGPLYHPDDEKTTQDRDRDVFL
- the lysA gene encoding diaminopimelate decarboxylase, which translates into the protein MQAFTNRDGQLFAEGVSLSALAERFGTPTYVYSRAHIEAQYRAYADALAGMPHLVCFAVKANSNLGVLNVLARLGAGFDIVSRGELERALAAGGEPGKIVFSGVGKTRDDMRRALEVGVHCFNVESTDELERLQLVAAELGKTAAISLRVNPDVDAGTHPYISTGLKENKFGIAIADAPAVYARAAALANLEVVGVDCHIGSQLTTLPPFLDALDRLLALIDQLAEQGIQIKHLDLGGGLGVQYRDEQPPLAGEYIAAVRERIAGRDLALVFEPGRSIVANAGVLLTRVEYLKHTEHKDFAIVDAAMNDLIRPALYQAWMDVVPVQPRDAAPRTYDIVGPICETGDFLAKGRELALAEGDLLAVRSAGAYGFVMSSNYNTRGRAAEVLVDGEEAFEVRRRETLEELYAGESLLPR
- the dapF gene encoding diaminopimelate epimerase: MLLRFTKMHGLGNDFMVLDLISQHAHIQPKHAKAWGDRNTGVGFDQLLIVEAPSSPDVDFRYRIFNADGSEVEQCGNGARCFARFVIDKRLTVKKQIRVETKGGLIELNLRPDGQVTVDMGPPRLVPADIPFQADAEALSYSVEVDGQSVELAAVSMGNPHAVLRVEDVDSAPVRELGPKLEHHPRFPQRVNVGFLQVLDRQHARLRVWERGAGETQACGTGACAAAVAAIRQGWMDSPLQLELPGGKLCIEWAGPGQPVMMTGPAVRVYEGQVRL
- a CDS encoding DUF484 family protein, with product MSDQRQDPPVQLDSEAVAAYLRQHPEFFVDHDELIPELRIPHLPGEAVSLVERQVKLLRERNIEMRHRLSQLMDVARDNDRLFDKTRRLILDLLDASSLEEVIGAVEDSLRHEFQVPFVSLILFSEASLGVGRSVTSAEAHQAVGGLLGAGKTTCGVLRPNELEFLFGSEEFARVGSAAVVSLTHQGLHGVLAIGSPDPQHYKSSLGTLFLGYVAEVLARVLPRFAAPLRSVR
- the xerC gene encoding tyrosine recombinase XerC, giving the protein MQQQLDAYLEHLRSERQMSLHTLDGYRRDLLKILALCGKAEIASWVDLDGRTLRSFVARLHAQGQASRSLARLLSAVRGLYQYLNREGLCRHDPATGLAPPKRERRLPRTLDADRAQQLLDGAVENDFIARRDQAILELFYSSGLRLAELVSLDLDGLDLPAGLVRVRGKGNKVRELPVGSKARDALQQWLSLRALSNPGDGAVFVSQQGRRLGPRAVQLRVRQAGVRELGQHLHPHMLRHSFASHMLESSQDLRAVQELLGHADIATTQIYTHLDFQHLATVYDQAHPRARRSTENDE
- a CDS encoding HAD family hydrolase; protein product: MSVRLITFDLDDTLWDVAPVMHSAEATLRDWLALNAAQLGPVPVEHLWAIRSRLLQAEPTLKHRLSELRRRILLHALQDAGYAPAESAQLAEEGFQVFLTARHGVELFPEVHPTLEQLANHFILGVITNGNADVRRLGLADYFQFTLCAEELGIGKPDPHPFQTALQRAGVPAAQAVHIGDHPSDDIAGAQAAGMRAVWFNPQSKSWENERTPDAQIASLAELPGLLRGWLHD
- the sutA gene encoding transcriptional regulator SutA, with protein sequence MSDEELEQDELEAGDEDEGEELATADDADSDVEDDGDSDAPAGKPGKKAKAAVEVEELPSIEAKQKERDALAQAMEDFLARGGKVQEVEPNVVADPPKKPDSKYGSRPI
- a CDS encoding secondary thiamine-phosphate synthase enzyme YjbQ; protein product: MWQQQLITLRAKARGFHLVSDEIVAALPEMADYRVGLLHLWLQHTSASLTINENADGAVRRDFERFFNRLVPQGEGGYEHDYEGPDDLPAHFKSSLLGCQVSLPVSAGRLALGTWQGIYLGEHRDRAAVRQVLATLQGETY
- the amt gene encoding ammonium transporter; translation: MENATLIPLQYALDTFYLLICGAMVMWMAAGFAMLESGLVRAKNTAEILTKNIVLYALASLLYLLIGYQLMYGGEAGGAIPSLGFLIGDEHAVAAVAAGGDDAPGYSKRADFFFQVVFTATCMSIVSGAVAERMKLWAFLAFAVVMCGVIYPVEGYWTWGGGFLKESGFKDFAGSGIVHLAGATAALAGVILLGARKGKYGSQGQINAIPGANLPLATLGTLILWFGWFGFNGGSQLKITSIEDANAVANVFANTNLAAAGGLLAALVVARILFGKADLTMILNGALAGLVSITAEPSTPTAVQAVLVGAVGGVLVVFSILMLDKLRIDDPVGAISVHGTGGIWGLLAVPLTNSGASFSAQLMGAACIFAWVFVASLIVWGVIKLIMGLRVSEEDEYEGVDIVECGMEAYPEFTRK
- a CDS encoding ammonium transporter produces the protein MTLRKIAGLGALLSLVTPGLAMADEVVLNSGDTAWMLTATALVLFMTIPGLALFYGGMVRSKNILSVMMQCFAITGLMSILWFAYGYSLAFDTTGMEKGVTNLNSFIGTLNNAFLTNLTKESLIAAFPESVFVTFQMTFAIITPALIVGAFAERMKFSAMLIFMTIWFTIVYAPMCHMVWSGDGAFLWDEGVIDFAGGTVVHINAGIAGLVACLVLGKRKGYPTTPMAPHNLGYTLIGAAMLWVGWFGFNAGSAAAANDTAGMAMLVTQIATAAAALSWMFAEWITHGKPSALGIASGVVAGLVAITPAAGAVGPVGALVIGLAAGVICFFCATSLKRKLGYDDSLDVFGVHCVGGIVGAILVGAFGSPALGGFGSFESIASQLWIQTESVLFTIVYTTVLTYIILKVLDLVMGLRVNEESEAVGLDLSEHNERGYNL
- the glnK gene encoding P-II family nitrogen regulator, whose protein sequence is MKLVTAIIKPFKLDDVRESLSEIGVQGITVTEVKGFGRQKGHTELYRGAEYVVDFLPKVKIDVAIADDQLDRVIEAITKAANTGKIGDGKIFVVNLEQAIRIRTGETGTDAV
- a CDS encoding accessory factor UbiK family protein yields the protein MLPPKALLDALSSHASRLFNGDTPLPRGEFEAQFKALLQSAFSKLDLVSREEFDSQMAVLNRTRARLEALEAKVAALEAQPSPPPSE